Proteins from a single region of Streptomyces glaucescens:
- a CDS encoding molybdopterin oxidoreductase family protein — MSRTALRICPLCEATCGLTLTIEGTAVTGARGDRDDVFSRGFICPKGASFGAVDGDPDRLRTPLVRRDGELREATWEEAFDTVAAAIRPVVERHGPHAVGVVLGNPNVHTVAGALYPPVLLGALGTRSLFTASTVDQMPKHVSSGLLYGDAGAIPVPDLDRTGHLLLIGANPLESNGSLCTAPDFPGRLKALKARGGTLTVIDPRRTRTARLADRHIAIRPGTDALLLAATAHVLFEEKLADVGELAPHLDGLDELRAALEDFTPQAVAPACDVDPEVPRLLARELAAAPTAAVYGRIGSCTVPHGTLASWLVDVLNILTGNLDRPGGALFPHAATDRTPRPAGPGKGFALGRWHSRVSRHPEAKGELPISALAEEIDTATPDGEPIRALIAVAANPVLSAPDGDRLDKALGSLDFMVAVDPYLNETSRHADVVLPPPPPAQSPHHDFAFNTLAVRNQVRYTRPAIPLEPGRMAETEILARLILAVSGMHGADPSAVDAMVIDQTLGKAVLDPHSPVHGRDPRDLAARLTGENGPERRLDLMLRLGPYGDGFGAREDGLTLEKLLAHPHGIDLGPLRPRLPQPLRTRTGKVELLPGPIAADLPRLKRAMAERPAGLLLVGRRHLRSNNSWMHNIPALTGGTNRCTLHIHPEDAERLGVRDGASVRVKGAGGAVTAVAEVTDAVRRGVVSLPHGWGHDRPGTRLRHAAADPGVNVNQLLDGSLLDPLSGNAVLNGVPVELAPMA, encoded by the coding sequence GTGTCCCGCACCGCTCTGCGTATCTGTCCGTTGTGCGAGGCCACCTGCGGGCTGACCCTCACCATCGAGGGCACCGCCGTCACCGGTGCCCGCGGCGACCGCGACGACGTCTTCAGCCGGGGCTTCATCTGCCCCAAGGGCGCCTCCTTCGGCGCCGTCGACGGCGACCCCGACCGGCTCCGCACCCCGCTGGTGCGCCGGGACGGCGAACTGCGCGAAGCCACCTGGGAGGAGGCCTTCGACACGGTCGCGGCGGCCATCCGGCCGGTGGTCGAGCGGCACGGCCCGCATGCGGTGGGCGTCGTCCTCGGCAACCCCAACGTGCACACCGTGGCCGGTGCCCTCTACCCGCCGGTCCTGCTCGGCGCGCTCGGCACCCGCAGCCTGTTCACCGCCTCCACGGTCGACCAGATGCCCAAGCACGTCTCCAGCGGCCTCCTCTACGGCGACGCGGGCGCCATCCCCGTGCCCGACCTCGACCGCACCGGCCACCTGCTGCTGATCGGCGCCAACCCGCTCGAGTCCAACGGCAGCCTGTGCACCGCGCCCGACTTCCCCGGCCGGCTGAAGGCGCTCAAGGCCCGCGGCGGCACCCTCACCGTCATCGACCCGCGCCGCACCCGCACCGCCCGGCTCGCCGACCGGCACATCGCGATCCGGCCCGGCACAGACGCGCTGCTGCTCGCGGCCACCGCGCACGTGCTGTTCGAGGAGAAGCTGGCCGACGTCGGCGAGCTGGCCCCGCACCTGGACGGACTCGACGAACTCCGGGCCGCCCTCGAAGACTTCACCCCTCAGGCCGTCGCCCCCGCCTGCGACGTCGACCCCGAGGTGCCGCGCCTGCTCGCCCGCGAACTGGCCGCCGCGCCCACCGCCGCCGTCTACGGCCGGATCGGCAGCTGCACCGTCCCGCACGGCACCCTCGCCAGCTGGCTCGTCGACGTCCTCAACATCCTCACCGGAAACCTCGACCGCCCCGGCGGCGCCCTCTTCCCGCACGCCGCCACCGACCGGACGCCCCGCCCGGCCGGCCCCGGCAAGGGCTTCGCCCTCGGCCGCTGGCACTCCCGCGTGAGCCGGCACCCCGAGGCGAAGGGCGAGCTGCCGATCTCCGCGCTCGCCGAGGAGATCGACACCGCGACGCCGGACGGCGAACCGATCCGCGCGCTCATCGCCGTCGCCGCCAACCCGGTGCTCTCCGCGCCCGACGGCGACCGCCTCGACAAGGCGCTCGGCTCCCTCGACTTCATGGTCGCCGTCGACCCCTACCTCAACGAGACCTCCCGGCACGCCGACGTGGTGCTGCCGCCGCCCCCGCCCGCGCAGAGCCCGCACCACGACTTCGCCTTCAACACCCTCGCCGTGCGCAACCAGGTCCGCTACACCCGGCCCGCGATCCCGCTGGAGCCCGGCCGGATGGCCGAGACGGAGATCCTGGCCCGGCTGATCCTGGCGGTGAGCGGCATGCACGGGGCCGACCCGAGCGCCGTCGACGCGATGGTGATCGACCAGACCCTCGGCAAGGCGGTCCTGGACCCGCACTCCCCGGTGCACGGCCGCGACCCGCGCGACCTGGCCGCACGGCTCACCGGCGAGAACGGGCCCGAGCGGCGGCTCGACCTGATGCTGCGCCTCGGCCCCTACGGCGACGGCTTCGGCGCCCGCGAGGACGGGCTGACGCTGGAGAAACTGCTCGCCCACCCGCACGGCATCGACCTCGGGCCGCTGCGCCCGCGGCTGCCGCAGCCGCTGCGGACCCGCACCGGCAAGGTGGAGCTGCTGCCCGGCCCGATCGCCGCCGACCTGCCCCGGCTGAAGCGGGCCATGGCCGAACGTCCCGCCGGGCTGCTCCTGGTCGGCCGCCGCCACCTGCGCTCCAACAACTCCTGGATGCACAACATCCCGGCCCTCACGGGCGGCACCAACCGCTGCACCCTGCACATCCACCCGGAGGACGCCGAACGGCTCGGGGTGCGCGACGGGGCCTCCGTGCGGGTCAAGGGCGCCGGGGGAGCGGTCACGGCGGTGGCGGAGGTCACCGACGCGGTGCGGCGGGGCGTGGTGAGTCTGCCGCACGGCTGGGGCCACGACCGCCCGGGCACCCGGCTCCGCCACGCCGCGGCCGATCCGGGCGTCAACGTCAACCAGCTCCTCGACGGCAGCCTGCTGGACCCGCTCTCGGGCAACGCGGTGCTCAACGGCGTCCCCGTCGAGCTGGCCCCGATGGCCTGA
- a CDS encoding TetR/AcrR family transcriptional regulator, which yields MKPVPHATTLRRAPVQRRSAERLTRILDACAGLLDEVGYDALSTRAVAQRAGVPIGSVYRFFGNKRQMADALAQRNLERYAERVTGRLKDAGAGDWRAAMDAVLDEYLAMKRTAPGFSLVDFGNQIPVGARQGEPNHRVADRLTGLLSGFLGRAPDEDLRRTFLIAVETADTLVQLAFRVDPQGDERIIAEMRELLRSYLGRVLD from the coding sequence ATGAAGCCCGTGCCCCACGCGACCACGCTCCGCCGCGCGCCCGTCCAGCGCCGCAGCGCCGAACGGCTGACCAGGATCCTCGACGCGTGCGCCGGCCTCCTCGACGAGGTCGGCTACGACGCGCTGAGCACCCGCGCCGTCGCCCAGCGCGCCGGTGTCCCCATCGGCTCGGTCTACCGCTTCTTCGGCAACAAGCGGCAGATGGCGGACGCGCTCGCCCAGCGCAACCTGGAGCGCTACGCCGAGCGCGTCACCGGGCGGCTGAAGGACGCCGGGGCCGGGGACTGGCGGGCGGCCATGGACGCCGTGCTCGACGAGTACCTGGCCATGAAGCGCACCGCGCCCGGCTTCTCCCTGGTCGACTTCGGCAACCAGATACCCGTGGGCGCCCGGCAGGGCGAGCCCAACCACCGGGTCGCCGACCGGCTGACCGGCCTGCTCTCCGGCTTCCTCGGCCGCGCCCCCGACGAGGATCTGCGCCGGACCTTCCTGATCGCCGTGGAGACCGCCGACACCCTCGTCCAGCTGGCCTTCCGGGTGGACCCGCAGGGGGACGAGCGGATCATCGCGGAGATGCGGGAGCTGCTGCGTTCCTACCTGGGGCGCGTACTGGACTGA